From a single Spongiibacter taiwanensis genomic region:
- a CDS encoding cellulose synthase subunit BcsC-related outer membrane protein produces MRLSFMSLVRVLPLVLIGALVWYFFPSSAPEQSETAQSISLLEPIEDTPQASEPSPGLEEIMPFLRRAQLADAASRPDLMTASVARLRALAPQGIYTLFYQTYLHLMNDEVGAAEASLSTMQSRYPGAARTVAMQRYFDATTARRSELQQARLFATAGRYDDALAIFAELFPEGMPTLRMQLDYLAIAGQRNDGWLPTRRALETLNERYPEMPPVQLALANHIASRYPADPDVLALYRQMANGPDLGRQAADAWLRSLARRPYNAATLAEYAELARRYPSDSDIQDRYRQAQRMIAEERERMRDPYYRAMREGLALLEQESNTRAEQRLRYALIGRPNDEEVLGGLGVIHLRRGQQSRALPYFRKALANNSNPDLRGKWQALIDTSSYWAWVKEADALIAKGRFNEAEERLNLATQLRVDLPRAYVSYGDLELAQRRYARADYYYQQALNRDPLDAAALWARVALREQRYGRQQALAFVDGLSPAQQRQIASRSRGLRADHNAALLADAQRSGNRNQLRAALEQALNPEPTSPWLRADIADGYVSLGESEKAHSLMASWTRRNPDPEMRFAYSLFLSRQGQTDAAQAQLLQVPPSQRSAAMESSLLRWRIASDLQDLDAAGEGGVGADTDAFVQRLDQLANEYRDDPDAMLRVADLYTEVGEEAAAKDVIDAMSPQRDWPTSRRLAYGDILIKLGEFDRYAELEAGVVREALSEDEQRQFNQQRARYQLARAESFEADEKYVVAYSLFHQSAQIEGSHQITARLGAMRNSRRIGEEQSYQEQATALLAQGDSLWPSALMDLAQALHDSGDEPGRDRALAQLKGREDASSLDLRNAMVLAESAERWESAEEFAYLALARDAAAPVDGAGTSGQSAGGGQSVLDRVAEQPGSEDEAEQQRLYRQAGDNWLTRSVKASIDRYRDRRDGHIIIGFDHSVREGREKTGQVPIEARIPVPDLEGHLLLRADYVSLSSGRVDYLDPDPVDPTIRSRIPFSEKASGFALGIGWQADTWEADIGTTPIGLRESSWVGGFSTTGDVGDVGWRLTLSRRPELGTTLSYGGMEVPDSAVTGAGTEWGGVLRSGAKLGLSYDQGGALGYWGSLQAHLLQGNRVEDNQRLGLLGGVYWRVIAEEDRNLRLGVNVTHLQYDKNLEEFTLGHGGYFSPQSYFSVSLPVRYYGRWGPNWSYLLGASVSQSVSQEDAPYKLGGDGSNGGGFGYTLEAAIERRVGRHWYIGLAADIQRADFYEPNHFVLYLRYTFQDRWQRVPSPPEPPIPYNTFD; encoded by the coding sequence GTGCGGCTAAGTTTTATGTCGCTCGTTCGGGTGCTGCCGCTCGTGCTGATTGGCGCTCTGGTCTGGTATTTTTTCCCCTCGTCGGCTCCCGAGCAATCCGAGACCGCACAGTCTATTTCCTTGCTTGAGCCCATTGAGGATACGCCGCAGGCCAGTGAGCCGTCGCCGGGCCTTGAAGAGATCATGCCCTTTCTGCGGCGCGCCCAATTGGCCGATGCCGCCTCGCGACCAGATTTAATGACGGCTAGTGTTGCGCGCTTGCGGGCGCTGGCACCCCAGGGCATTTACACCCTGTTCTATCAAACTTATCTGCATTTAATGAATGATGAGGTGGGTGCCGCTGAGGCGAGCCTGAGCACGATGCAATCGCGCTACCCCGGTGCCGCTCGAACCGTCGCCATGCAGCGTTATTTCGATGCCACTACCGCCCGGCGTAGCGAATTGCAACAAGCTCGCCTGTTTGCCACAGCCGGGCGATACGACGATGCGCTGGCGATATTCGCCGAGCTGTTCCCGGAGGGCATGCCCACTTTGCGCATGCAGCTGGATTATCTTGCCATTGCCGGCCAGCGCAATGATGGCTGGCTGCCCACTCGGCGGGCGCTGGAGACCCTGAACGAGCGCTACCCCGAGATGCCGCCAGTGCAGTTGGCATTGGCAAATCACATTGCCAGCCGCTATCCAGCCGATCCAGATGTGTTGGCGCTGTACCGACAGATGGCCAATGGCCCCGACCTGGGGCGCCAGGCAGCCGATGCCTGGCTGAGGTCGTTGGCCCGGCGTCCTTACAATGCCGCTACCCTGGCAGAATATGCGGAGCTGGCCCGGCGCTACCCCTCGGACTCGGATATTCAGGATCGCTATCGCCAGGCCCAGCGGATGATCGCTGAAGAGCGTGAGCGCATGCGCGACCCTTATTACCGGGCGATGCGCGAGGGCTTGGCCCTATTGGAGCAGGAATCAAACACCCGGGCTGAGCAGCGCCTGCGCTATGCGCTGATCGGTCGGCCAAATGACGAGGAAGTGCTTGGCGGGTTGGGGGTAATCCACCTGCGTCGCGGACAGCAGAGCCGGGCACTGCCGTATTTTCGCAAAGCATTGGCCAATAACAGCAACCCCGATCTGCGCGGCAAATGGCAGGCTTTGATCGACACCAGCAGTTACTGGGCGTGGGTAAAGGAGGCTGATGCCCTCATCGCCAAGGGCCGGTTTAACGAGGCGGAAGAGCGCCTGAACCTGGCCACCCAACTGCGGGTAGATCTGCCCCGGGCCTATGTCAGCTATGGCGATCTGGAATTGGCCCAGCGCCGCTACGCTCGGGCCGATTATTACTATCAGCAGGCGCTCAATCGTGACCCGCTGGATGCGGCAGCGCTGTGGGCACGGGTTGCCCTGCGCGAGCAGCGCTATGGCCGCCAGCAAGCACTGGCGTTTGTTGACGGTCTCAGTCCTGCCCAACAACGGCAAATTGCCAGTCGCAGCCGAGGGCTGCGGGCCGATCACAATGCCGCGTTGTTGGCCGACGCCCAGCGCAGCGGCAATCGCAACCAGCTGCGTGCAGCCCTGGAACAGGCGCTGAATCCGGAGCCCACCTCGCCCTGGCTGCGGGCTGATATTGCCGATGGTTATGTCAGTCTGGGCGAGAGCGAAAAGGCCCACTCGCTGATGGCCAGCTGGACCCGGCGCAATCCCGACCCGGAAATGCGATTCGCTTATTCGCTGTTTCTGTCTCGTCAAGGCCAAACCGATGCGGCGCAAGCGCAGTTATTGCAGGTGCCCCCATCCCAGCGTTCGGCGGCGATGGAAAGCAGCCTGTTGCGTTGGCGAATCGCCAGTGACCTGCAAGACCTTGATGCTGCAGGTGAGGGCGGTGTCGGGGCGGATACCGACGCCTTCGTTCAGCGCCTCGATCAACTGGCCAACGAATATCGGGACGATCCGGACGCAATGCTACGAGTGGCGGACCTTTACACCGAAGTCGGTGAGGAGGCTGCGGCCAAAGACGTGATCGATGCAATGTCACCCCAGCGAGACTGGCCAACCAGCCGTCGGCTCGCCTATGGCGACATTCTGATCAAGCTGGGGGAGTTTGATCGCTACGCCGAGCTGGAGGCAGGGGTGGTTCGCGAAGCGCTGAGCGAAGACGAGCAACGCCAGTTCAACCAGCAGCGGGCCCGGTATCAGCTCGCCCGGGCGGAGTCCTTTGAGGCCGACGAAAAATATGTCGTGGCCTATTCGCTCTTCCATCAGTCCGCCCAGATAGAGGGCAGCCACCAGATCACTGCCCGCCTGGGCGCCATGCGCAACAGCCGCCGAATCGGCGAGGAACAGAGTTATCAGGAGCAGGCAACGGCGTTGCTGGCCCAGGGCGATAGCCTGTGGCCATCGGCGTTGATGGACTTAGCCCAGGCCTTGCACGACAGCGGCGATGAGCCGGGTCGCGACCGGGCATTAGCCCAGTTGAAGGGCCGCGAAGACGCCTCGTCGTTGGATCTGCGTAATGCCATGGTGCTGGCCGAATCCGCCGAGCGCTGGGAAAGTGCGGAGGAGTTTGCCTATCTGGCCCTGGCCCGGGATGCCGCCGCGCCGGTGGATGGCGCCGGCACTTCAGGGCAGTCTGCAGGCGGCGGCCAGTCGGTGCTTGACCGAGTTGCCGAGCAGCCTGGATCAGAAGACGAGGCTGAACAGCAGCGACTGTACCGCCAGGCCGGAGACAACTGGCTGACTCGCAGCGTTAAAGCCAGCATTGATCGATATCGGGACCGGCGCGATGGCCACATTATTATTGGCTTTGATCACAGTGTTCGGGAAGGTCGCGAGAAAACCGGCCAGGTACCCATTGAGGCGCGGATTCCGGTGCCCGATCTGGAGGGCCACCTGCTGCTGCGGGCTGACTACGTGAGCCTGAGTTCTGGTCGGGTTGATTACCTTGACCCCGACCCGGTTGACCCCACGATTCGCAGCCGGATTCCCTTCTCGGAAAAGGCCTCTGGCTTTGCCCTTGGGATTGGCTGGCAGGCAGATACCTGGGAGGCTGATATTGGCACCACGCCCATTGGCTTGCGCGAGAGTAGTTGGGTGGGGGGCTTTAGCACCACGGGTGATGTGGGGGATGTCGGTTGGCGGTTGACCCTGTCGCGCAGACCGGAGCTTGGCACGACCCTCTCCTATGGCGGCATGGAAGTGCCGGACAGTGCGGTGACCGGTGCTGGCACTGAGTGGGGCGGTGTGCTGCGCAGCGGCGCAAAGTTGGGCCTCAGTTACGACCAGGGCGGCGCGCTGGGGTATTGGGGCAGCCTCCAGGCCCACCTGTTGCAGGGTAATCGCGTGGAGGACAATCAGCGCCTGGGGTTATTGGGCGGGGTGTATTGGCGGGTAATTGCCGAGGAGGACCGCAACCTCCGTCTCGGCGTGAACGTTACCCACCTGCAATACGATAAAAACCTGGAGGAGTTTACCCTCGGGCACGGCGGCTATTTCAGTCCCCAGAGTTATTTCTCCGTGTCTTTGCCCGTTCGCTACTACGGACGCTGGGGGCCAAACTGGTCTTATTTGCTGGGGGCGTCGGTGTCCCAGTCGGTGAGTCAGGAGGATGCGCCCTACAAGCTGGGCGGTGATGGCAGCAATGGCGGTGGCTTTGGCTATACCTTGGAAGCGGCCATTGAGCGCAGGGTTGGCCGCCACTGGTACATCGGCCTGGCGGCGGATATCCAGCGCGCCGATTTCTATGAGCCCAATCATTTTGTGCTGTATCTGCGCTATACCTTCCAGGATCGCTGGCAGCGGGTACCGTCGCCCCCAGAGCCGCCCATTCCCTACAACACCTTTGATTGA
- a CDS encoding glycosyltransferase, translating to MNTVLFVGYVWPEPRSSAAGRRILDLISLFQHMGARVTFACAAEPGQNPADLAALGVTSLPIKLNCSSFDEQVRQLQPDAVVFDRFLCEEQFGWRVERSWPAAARIIDTEDLHCLRAARQQKIKSLPADRAADLAAALPTHALNFNSDIALREIAAIWRSDLSIMISPAEIALLVEHFAVDRRLLTYLPLLSQAGPVSVNRRSYCQREHCIMLGNFRHEPNWDALTLLRNQIWPALRQRLGGQVQCHIYGAYQPPKAQQLHSDKLGFLLKGWAENAAEVVAKARLCLAPLRFGAGQKGKLLEAMECATPSVTTSIGAEGMASAAHWPGRVADTLPDFIDSAVELYMNETAWRDSAAKGMILLKSAFAMDGFAEELANKIKAISQDVEAHRQQFFYGLMIRQQRLRSEKFMSQWIEAKNSALRHTNDAQP from the coding sequence TTGAACACCGTTTTGTTTGTGGGCTATGTCTGGCCCGAGCCCCGTTCGTCGGCTGCCGGCCGCCGAATCCTGGATTTGATTTCTCTGTTTCAGCACATGGGTGCGCGCGTCACTTTTGCTTGCGCGGCTGAGCCCGGACAAAACCCCGCTGATCTCGCTGCGCTCGGGGTGACTTCGCTGCCGATCAAGCTCAATTGCAGCAGCTTTGATGAGCAGGTGCGCCAGCTTCAGCCCGACGCGGTGGTGTTTGATCGCTTTCTGTGCGAGGAGCAATTTGGCTGGCGAGTCGAGCGCAGTTGGCCCGCGGCCGCGCGGATTATCGATACCGAGGACCTGCACTGCCTGCGTGCGGCTCGGCAGCAAAAAATCAAATCCCTGCCAGCCGATAGGGCAGCGGATCTGGCGGCAGCGTTGCCCACCCATGCCCTTAACTTCAACAGCGATATTGCCCTGCGGGAAATCGCCGCCATCTGGCGCAGCGATCTGAGCATTATGATTTCGCCAGCGGAAATTGCTCTGCTGGTCGAGCACTTTGCGGTAGACCGGCGTTTATTGACCTACTTGCCGCTATTGAGTCAGGCCGGTCCCGTGTCTGTTAATCGCCGCAGCTATTGCCAGCGGGAGCACTGCATCATGTTGGGCAATTTTCGCCACGAACCCAACTGGGATGCCCTGACGCTGTTGCGAAATCAAATATGGCCGGCCCTGCGGCAACGCCTGGGTGGTCAGGTGCAGTGTCATATTTATGGCGCCTATCAGCCGCCAAAGGCCCAGCAATTGCACAGTGACAAGCTTGGCTTTTTGTTGAAAGGGTGGGCGGAGAATGCCGCCGAAGTGGTGGCAAAGGCGCGCCTTTGCCTCGCGCCATTACGGTTTGGCGCCGGGCAAAAAGGGAAGCTGCTGGAAGCCATGGAATGCGCTACGCCCTCGGTAACGACCTCCATCGGGGCGGAGGGCATGGCATCGGCAGCGCACTGGCCGGGGCGGGTCGCTGATACCTTGCCGGACTTTATTGACAGCGCCGTTGAGTTGTACATGAATGAGACCGCCTGGCGAGACAGCGCTGCCAAAGGGATGATACTGCTGAAATCGGCTTTTGCGATGGATGGGTTCGCAGAGGAGCTTGCTAATAAAATCAAGGCAATAAGCCAAGACGTGGAAGCCCATAGGCAACAATTTTTTTATGGCTTGATGATTCGTCAACAGCGCCTGCGCAGTGAAAAGTTTATGTCCCAATGGATTGAAGCGAAAAACTCTGCGCTACGACACACTAACGACGCCCAGCCGTAA
- a CDS encoding amidohydrolase family protein has product MKHMIFDAHLHIVDPGFPVEPNDGYAPDPFTVDDYVGRTADLGIAGGAVVAGSFQSYDQQYLLTALRQLGPGFVGVTQVKPTISDKELFELADGGVRAVRFNLRRGGFDCVEYMADFAWRIFELLGWHIEIYADSKSLAEIEAMLRTLPAVSIDHLGLSKEGLPMLYRLAESGIRVKATGFGRVDFAVSQAIKRLYDINPDALMFGTDLPSTRAPRPFHSVDIEIIGSALGDSSAKRVLWDNAASFYKLAV; this is encoded by the coding sequence ATGAAACACATGATTTTTGATGCCCATCTGCATATCGTGGATCCCGGTTTTCCGGTCGAGCCCAATGATGGCTATGCGCCTGATCCTTTCACCGTTGACGACTATGTGGGCCGCACCGCGGATCTGGGCATTGCCGGTGGCGCGGTGGTTGCTGGCTCCTTTCAAAGTTATGACCAGCAATATTTGCTCACGGCGCTGCGCCAGCTGGGCCCCGGTTTTGTGGGGGTTACTCAGGTTAAGCCGACCATTTCCGACAAAGAGTTATTTGAACTCGCCGATGGCGGCGTGCGTGCGGTGCGCTTCAACCTGCGTCGTGGTGGTTTCGACTGCGTGGAGTACATGGCCGATTTCGCCTGGCGGATTTTCGAGCTGCTTGGTTGGCATATCGAGATTTATGCCGACAGCAAGAGTCTGGCCGAAATTGAGGCAATGCTGCGGACCTTGCCCGCGGTCAGTATTGACCATTTGGGCCTGTCCAAAGAAGGGCTGCCCATGCTTTACCGTCTGGCCGAGAGCGGCATTCGAGTGAAGGCCACCGGCTTTGGCCGGGTGGATTTCGCTGTGAGTCAGGCCATCAAGCGCCTGTACGACATCAACCCCGACGCGCTGATGTTCGGCACCGATCTTCCTTCCACCCGGGCCCCCCGGCCGTTCCACTCGGTTGATATTGAGATTATCGGCAGTGCCCTTGGCGACAGTAGTGCCAAGCGGGTTTTGTGGGATAATGCGGCCTCGTTTTACAAGCTGGCTGTCTGA
- the cbiB gene encoding adenosylcobinamide-phosphate synthase CbiB, with product MSDFYPFGLLAGLWLVAFCLDQLLGETPCFHPLAGFGRLAGWLEKRLNSGPSKRYVTLAGMVAGIVAWCVMVLPPVLLTHWIGSFLAAQSLWLFWGFSVLVLYLAIAWRSMAEHVIPIVVALSGQDLEEARRRLGYIVSRDTQELTAAQILTATLETTLENCSDAFFASLFWCAVAGPAGVVLHRLSNTLDAMWGYRSARFLHFGHWSARVDDVLNFIPAQLTAGSFALLSAKRVVWQCWWRQGWHWKSINAGSVMAAGAAALGIELGGAARYHDQQVIRPALGAGRSPEPADVGRAMKLVFGVFTLWLAVLLVLGGLYSAING from the coding sequence ATGTCTGATTTTTACCCCTTCGGTTTGCTTGCCGGTCTTTGGCTCGTGGCCTTTTGCCTGGACCAATTGCTGGGTGAGACGCCATGCTTTCACCCCCTTGCCGGATTTGGTCGGTTGGCAGGCTGGTTGGAAAAACGACTAAATTCAGGTCCGTCTAAACGGTATGTGACATTGGCTGGGATGGTGGCTGGGATAGTGGCCTGGTGCGTGATGGTACTGCCGCCGGTGTTACTCACCCACTGGATCGGCAGCTTCCTGGCAGCGCAGTCGCTGTGGCTGTTCTGGGGATTTTCGGTGTTGGTTCTCTATCTGGCGATTGCCTGGCGCAGCATGGCCGAACATGTGATTCCTATTGTGGTGGCGCTGTCAGGCCAAGACCTTGAGGAGGCTCGGCGGCGATTGGGCTACATTGTCAGCCGGGATACCCAAGAGCTGACCGCAGCCCAGATTTTGACCGCCACCCTGGAAACTACCCTGGAGAATTGCAGCGATGCGTTTTTTGCCTCCTTGTTTTGGTGCGCTGTGGCGGGGCCGGCTGGGGTGGTGCTGCATCGACTGAGCAATACACTGGATGCCATGTGGGGCTATCGCAGCGCCCGCTTCCTGCACTTTGGGCACTGGTCTGCCCGGGTCGATGATGTGTTGAATTTTATTCCCGCCCAGCTAACCGCCGGCAGCTTTGCGCTGCTGTCGGCCAAGCGGGTAGTTTGGCAATGCTGGTGGCGCCAGGGCTGGCATTGGAAGAGTATCAACGCGGGCTCGGTGATGGCCGCTGGCGCGGCTGCCCTCGGCATAGAGTTGGGTGGGGCGGCGCGCTATCATGACCAGCAGGTTATTCGTCCGGCGCTCGGCGCGGGGCGCAGCCCCGAGCCGGCCGATGTCGGGCGGGCGATGAAGTTGGTGTTTGGTGTCTTTACCCTGTGGCTTGCGGTGCTATTGGTGTTGGGCGGTTTGTATTCAGCGATAAATGGGTAA
- a CDS encoding aminotransferase class I/II-fold pyridoxal phosphate-dependent enzyme yields MSESLPRPEHGGNPQQVPAESAWGPMLDLATGINPWPWPVPADCLGSLDKLPYFDRKLQQAAAAYYRVLPTQLLATSGSQTPIQLLPQWVSPGRVALPGPAYEEHAYRWQGAGHHCRFFDHDQVAQVDDLIGRGELDHLVLVSPNNPTGCRYSTRDILRWRQQLPANNMLLVDQAYADVLDDNGDCATLVNAGVTVLRSTGKFFGLPGLRLGFVLGAPTLLAQLEEAQGPWAVNSLAQAAGARMLADQQWHGHMRTHLQQAAQRQGARIGQVFGEVAGTVITPLFISQVFSLGFALALQQRCYSFGLSVRVYHWGEQGVVRWGLAADEDALFIRLAALADSLVVSPLAWESVTDRHAVNA; encoded by the coding sequence ATGAGTGAGTCGCTTCCCCGCCCCGAGCATGGGGGCAATCCCCAGCAGGTGCCCGCCGAATCCGCATGGGGGCCCATGCTGGATCTGGCCACAGGGATAAACCCCTGGCCGTGGCCGGTGCCCGCTGATTGTCTGGGCAGCCTCGACAAGCTCCCCTATTTTGATCGTAAGCTCCAGCAGGCGGCGGCAGCGTATTACCGGGTATTGCCAACCCAGCTGTTAGCGACGTCGGGCAGTCAGACGCCGATTCAGCTGCTGCCCCAATGGGTTTCGCCGGGGAGGGTTGCGCTCCCGGGGCCAGCCTACGAAGAACATGCCTATCGCTGGCAGGGGGCCGGGCACCACTGCCGCTTTTTTGACCACGACCAGGTTGCCCAGGTAGATGACCTGATTGGCCGCGGCGAGTTGGACCACCTTGTGCTGGTTAGCCCTAACAACCCCACCGGATGTCGTTATTCCACCCGCGATATATTGCGCTGGCGTCAGCAGCTGCCGGCAAACAATATGCTGTTGGTCGACCAGGCTTACGCTGATGTGCTGGACGACAATGGCGACTGTGCCACCCTGGTGAATGCCGGAGTGACAGTGCTGCGTTCCACGGGTAAATTTTTTGGCCTGCCGGGACTGCGGTTGGGCTTTGTGCTCGGCGCGCCAACCCTGCTTGCGCAGCTCGAGGAGGCGCAGGGCCCCTGGGCAGTGAACAGTCTTGCCCAGGCGGCGGGTGCGCGGATGTTGGCCGATCAGCAGTGGCACGGCCATATGCGTACCCACCTGCAACAGGCGGCTCAGCGACAGGGGGCGCGCATCGGTCAGGTGTTTGGCGAGGTGGCCGGCACAGTGATTACGCCTTTGTTTATTTCCCAGGTGTTTTCGCTAGGTTTTGCCTTGGCGCTTCAGCAGCGCTGCTATTCCTTTGGCTTGTCGGTGAGGGTGTATCACTGGGGCGAGCAGGGGGTTGTGCGCTGGGGGCTGGCCGCCGACGAAGACGCCCTGTTTATCCGTCTGGCCGCGCTGGCCGACTCACTGGTGGTGTCCCCTCTGGCGTGGGAATCCGTTACTGACCGCCATGCCGTCAACGCCTGA
- a CDS encoding TfoX/Sxy family protein — translation MPSTPDFVEFLLDQLQLVGPVERRRMFGGHGYFLEGLMFAIVFDNVLYLKVDAPLQAEFEAMGLVPFSYSRGERQINLSYYQAPEEAMDDPEALRYWANRAFGAALYGRAKS, via the coding sequence ATGCCGTCAACGCCTGATTTTGTTGAATTTCTGCTCGATCAGCTCCAACTGGTGGGGCCGGTGGAGCGGCGGCGGATGTTTGGCGGTCATGGCTATTTTCTGGAGGGCTTGATGTTCGCCATCGTCTTCGACAACGTGCTGTACCTGAAAGTCGACGCGCCGCTGCAGGCAGAATTTGAAGCCATGGGGCTGGTGCCGTTTAGCTACAGTCGCGGCGAGCGTCAAATCAATCTCAGCTATTACCAGGCGCCGGAGGAGGCCATGGACGACCCCGAGGCGCTGCGCTACTGGGCCAATCGCGCCTTTGGTGCGGCCCTGTATGGCCGGGCCAAATCCTGA
- a CDS encoding BolA family protein has product MSVQDTIQRKLEAALSPRYLEVVNESHMHNVPANSETHFKVAIVADAFDGQRKVARHQRMYQILADELKGPVHALALHTYTPGEWQEKNGSVPDSPNCLGGSKHDKAGP; this is encoded by the coding sequence ATGTCAGTTCAGGACACGATTCAACGCAAGCTGGAGGCGGCCCTGTCGCCACGGTATCTGGAGGTGGTAAATGAGAGCCATATGCACAATGTGCCGGCCAACTCGGAGACCCACTTCAAGGTTGCCATCGTCGCCGATGCCTTTGATGGCCAGCGCAAGGTTGCCCGGCATCAGCGGATGTATCAAATATTGGCAGACGAGCTGAAAGGCCCGGTTCATGCCCTTGCGCTGCACACCTACACCCCGGGCGAGTGGCAGGAAAAAAACGGCAGCGTGCCGGACTCCCCCAATTGCCTGGGTGGCAGCAAACACGACAAGGCCGGTCCCTGA
- a CDS encoding rhodanese-related sulfurtransferase: MSEFVVAALYKFVSLPDYKDLREDLLQTCLDAGVKGTLLLAAEGINGTIAGSREGIDRVLTYLRQDPRLADLSHKESFDTAQPFYRMKVKLKKEIVTMGVAGIDPNEVVGQYVKPADWNALISDPDVLVIDTRNDYEVKIGSFKGAVNPDTQSFREFPEYVRSHYNPQQHKKVAMFCTGGIRCEKASSFMRQEGFAEVYHLEGGILKYLEEVPADDSLWQGECFVFDNRVSVGHGLNPGSYELCHGCREPIGEEEKRSPLYEEGVSCPACHDNLTDSQRQRFRDRQKQVELARQRNVAHVGAEPPARQRS, translated from the coding sequence ATGAGCGAGTTTGTTGTCGCTGCGCTGTACAAGTTTGTCTCCTTGCCGGACTACAAAGACCTGCGTGAAGACCTGCTGCAGACCTGCCTGGATGCCGGTGTGAAGGGTACCCTGCTCCTGGCGGCCGAAGGGATAAACGGCACCATTGCGGGTTCCCGAGAGGGGATCGACCGGGTGTTGACCTACCTGCGGCAGGACCCGCGATTGGCCGACTTGAGTCACAAAGAATCCTTCGACACTGCCCAGCCGTTTTACCGCATGAAGGTCAAGTTGAAGAAGGAAATCGTCACCATGGGGGTGGCCGGTATCGACCCCAATGAGGTGGTGGGCCAGTATGTGAAACCCGCCGACTGGAACGCCTTGATCTCTGACCCGGACGTGTTGGTGATAGACACCCGCAACGACTACGAAGTGAAAATTGGCAGCTTTAAAGGCGCGGTGAACCCGGATACCCAAAGCTTCCGCGAGTTTCCCGAGTATGTGCGCAGCCACTATAACCCGCAGCAGCACAAGAAAGTCGCCATGTTTTGTACCGGCGGTATTCGCTGCGAGAAGGCCTCCTCGTTTATGCGCCAGGAGGGTTTTGCCGAGGTGTACCACCTCGAGGGCGGTATTCTCAAATATCTGGAAGAGGTGCCCGCCGACGATAGCCTCTGGCAGGGTGAATGTTTTGTCTTCGATAACCGCGTCTCGGTCGGACACGGCTTGAACCCCGGCAGTTATGAGTTGTGTCACGGTTGCCGGGAGCCGATTGGCGAAGAAGAAAAGCGCAGCCCGCTGTATGAGGAGGGGGTAAGCTGTCCGGCCTGCCACGACAATCTTACCGACAGCCAGCGGCAGCGCTTTCGCGACCGGCAAAAACAAGTCGAGTTGGCCCGGCAGCGCAATGTTGCCCACGTGGGTGCCGAGCCCCCGGCCCGCCAGCGCAGCTAG